A single region of the Sciurus carolinensis chromosome 16, mSciCar1.2, whole genome shotgun sequence genome encodes:
- the LOC124967590 gene encoding cocaine esterase-like isoform X2, translated as MRFHRFGVRLTIVAYGLLLLLFQGQGQDSVSPIRTTHTGQVRGSLVHVKGTNVGVHTFLGIPFAKPPLGPLRFATPEPPEPWSGVRDGTSHPAMCLQDTKAMNTQSLKLLNLTLPSIPMSEDCLFLSIYTPAHAHEGSNLPVMVWIHGGALVIGMASMYDGSSLAAFEDVVVVTIQYRVGVLGFFSTGDQHATGNWGYLDQVAALRWVQQNIAHFGGNPDRVTIFGESAGGTSVSSLVVSPVSRGLFHGAIMESGVALLPSLITSSSEVVSTMVANLSACRQVKSEALVSCLRGKSEEEMLAITKAFKTIAGVVDGVFLPRHPQELLTSADFQPVPSIIGVNNDEYGWVIPSSMGTVDIQKEIDRKTVQGVLQRTAAQMMLPAEFGDLLMEEYMGDNEDPNTLQGQFQEMMGDFMFVIPALQVAHFQRSHAPVYFYEFQHRPNYFKDIKPPHVKADHGDEILFLFRSFFWGNQVELTEEEELLSRRMMKYWANFARNGNPNGEDLPHWPLFDQDEQYLQLDIQPTVGRALKAHRLQFWTKTLPQKIQELKEAKDMHTEL; from the exons GCCAGGACTCAGTCAGCCCCATCCGGACCACCCACACCGGGCAGGTGCGGGGCAGCCTCGTCCACGTGAAGGGCACCAATGTGGGAGTCCACACCTTCCTGGGAATTCCCTTTGCCAAGCCACCTCTAGGACCACTGCGCTTTGCCACCCCTGAGCCCCCCGAACCTTGGAGTGGTGTGAGAGATGGGACCTCCCACCCAGCCAT GTGTCTGCAGGATACCAAAGCAATGAATACACAGTCTCTGAAGCTGCTGAATCTGACCCTACCTTCCATCCCCATGTCGGAGGATTGCCTGTTCCTCAGCATCTACACACCTGCCCATGCCCATGAGGGCTCTAACCTGCCT GTTATGGTATGGATCCATGGTGGTGCACTAGTTATAGGCATGGCATCCATGTATGATGGTTCCAGTCTGGCAGCCTTTGAGGATGTGGTGGTGGTCACGATCCAGTATCGTGTGGGTGTTCTGGGTTTCTTCAG CACTGGAGACCAGCATGCCACTGGCAACTGGGGCTACCTGGACCAAGTGGCTGCCCTTCGCTGGGTCCAGCAGAATATCGCCCACTTTGGAGGCAACCCTGATCGTGTCACCATTTTTGGCGAGTCTGCTGGTGGCACTAGTGTGTCCTCACTTGTGGTGTCTCCAGTGTCCCGAGGACTCTTCCATGGTGCCATCATGGAGAGCGGGGTGGCCCTGCTTCCCAGCCTCATTACCAGCTCATCTGAGGTGGTTTCCACA ATGGTGGCCAACCTGTCTGCCTGTAGGCAGGTCAAGTCAGAGGCTCTGGTGAGCTGCCTGCGGGGCAAGAGTGAAGAGGAAATGCTGGCTATTACCAAG GCCTTCAAGACCATTGCTGGTGTGGTAGATGGGGTCTTCCTGCCCAGGCACCCCCAGGAACTTCTGACTTCTGCTGATTTTCAACCTGTCCCCAGCATCATTGGTGTAAACAATGATGAGTATGGCTGGGTCATTCCCTCG AGCATGGGCACGGTTGACATCCAGAAGGAAATAGACAGAAAGACTGTGCAGGGTGTTCTGCAGAGAACAGCAGCACAGATG ATGTTGCCTGCTGAATTTGGTGACCTGTTGATGGAGGAGTACATGGGGGACAATGAGGACCCCAATACTCTTCAAGGCCAGTTCCAGGAAATGATGGGGGACTTCATGTTTGTGATCCCTGCACTCCAAGTAGCACATTTTCAGC GTTCCCATGCCCCTGTCTACTTCTACGAGTTCCAGCATCGGCCCAACTACTTTAAGGACATAAAGCCACCCCACGTGAAGGCTGACCATGGTGACgagattctctttctcttcagaTCCTTTTTCTGGGGCAACCAAG tTGAGCTcactgaggaggaggagctgctgagCAGGAGGATGATGAAGTACTGGGCCAACTTTGCTCGAAATGG GAACCCTAATGGAGAGGACCTACCCCACTGGCCGCTGTTTGACCAGGATGAACAGTACCTGCAACTGGACATCCAGCCTACTGTGGGCCGGGCTCTGAAGGCCCACAGGCTGCAGTTCTGGACCAAGACCCTTCCTCAGAAGATCCAGGAGCTAAAGGAGGCC
- the LOC124967590 gene encoding cocaine esterase-like isoform X1: MWLHRPHERLGITACGLLLLLLQGHGQDSVSPIRTTHTGQVRGSLVHVKGTNVGVHTFLGIPFAKPPLGPLRFATPEPPEPWSGVRDGTSHPAMCLQDTKAMNTQSLKLLNLTLPSIPMSEDCLFLSIYTPAHAHEGSNLPVMVWIHGGALVIGMASMYDGSSLAAFEDVVVVTIQYRVGVLGFFSTGDQHATGNWGYLDQVAALRWVQQNIAHFGGNPDRVTIFGESAGGTSVSSLVVSPVSRGLFHGAIMESGVALLPSLITSSSEVVSTMVANLSACRQVKSEALVSCLRGKSEEEMLAITKAFKTIAGVVDGVFLPRHPQELLTSADFQPVPSIIGVNNDEYGWVIPSSMGTVDIQKEIDRKTVQGVLQRTAAQMMLPAEFGDLLMEEYMGDNEDPNTLQGQFQEMMGDFMFVIPALQVAHFQRSHAPVYFYEFQHRPNYFKDIKPPHVKADHGDEILFLFRSFFWGNQVELTEEEELLSRRMMKYWANFARNGNPNGEDLPHWPLFDQDEQYLQLDIQPTVGRALKAHRLQFWTKTLPQKIQELKEAKDMHTEL, from the exons GCCAGGACTCAGTCAGCCCCATCCGGACCACCCACACCGGGCAGGTGCGGGGCAGCCTCGTCCACGTGAAGGGCACCAATGTGGGAGTCCACACCTTCCTGGGAATTCCCTTTGCCAAGCCACCTCTAGGACCACTGCGCTTTGCCACCCCTGAGCCCCCCGAACCTTGGAGTGGTGTGAGAGATGGGACCTCCCACCCAGCCAT GTGTCTGCAGGATACCAAAGCAATGAATACACAGTCTCTGAAGCTGCTGAATCTGACCCTACCTTCCATCCCCATGTCGGAGGATTGCCTGTTCCTCAGCATCTACACACCTGCCCATGCCCATGAGGGCTCTAACCTGCCT GTTATGGTATGGATCCATGGTGGTGCACTAGTTATAGGCATGGCATCCATGTATGATGGTTCCAGTCTGGCAGCCTTTGAGGATGTGGTGGTGGTCACGATCCAGTATCGTGTGGGTGTTCTGGGTTTCTTCAG CACTGGAGACCAGCATGCCACTGGCAACTGGGGCTACCTGGACCAAGTGGCTGCCCTTCGCTGGGTCCAGCAGAATATCGCCCACTTTGGAGGCAACCCTGATCGTGTCACCATTTTTGGCGAGTCTGCTGGTGGCACTAGTGTGTCCTCACTTGTGGTGTCTCCAGTGTCCCGAGGACTCTTCCATGGTGCCATCATGGAGAGCGGGGTGGCCCTGCTTCCCAGCCTCATTACCAGCTCATCTGAGGTGGTTTCCACA ATGGTGGCCAACCTGTCTGCCTGTAGGCAGGTCAAGTCAGAGGCTCTGGTGAGCTGCCTGCGGGGCAAGAGTGAAGAGGAAATGCTGGCTATTACCAAG GCCTTCAAGACCATTGCTGGTGTGGTAGATGGGGTCTTCCTGCCCAGGCACCCCCAGGAACTTCTGACTTCTGCTGATTTTCAACCTGTCCCCAGCATCATTGGTGTAAACAATGATGAGTATGGCTGGGTCATTCCCTCG AGCATGGGCACGGTTGACATCCAGAAGGAAATAGACAGAAAGACTGTGCAGGGTGTTCTGCAGAGAACAGCAGCACAGATG ATGTTGCCTGCTGAATTTGGTGACCTGTTGATGGAGGAGTACATGGGGGACAATGAGGACCCCAATACTCTTCAAGGCCAGTTCCAGGAAATGATGGGGGACTTCATGTTTGTGATCCCTGCACTCCAAGTAGCACATTTTCAGC GTTCCCATGCCCCTGTCTACTTCTACGAGTTCCAGCATCGGCCCAACTACTTTAAGGACATAAAGCCACCCCACGTGAAGGCTGACCATGGTGACgagattctctttctcttcagaTCCTTTTTCTGGGGCAACCAAG tTGAGCTcactgaggaggaggagctgctgagCAGGAGGATGATGAAGTACTGGGCCAACTTTGCTCGAAATGG GAACCCTAATGGAGAGGACCTACCCCACTGGCCGCTGTTTGACCAGGATGAACAGTACCTGCAACTGGACATCCAGCCTACTGTGGGCCGGGCTCTGAAGGCCCACAGGCTGCAGTTCTGGACCAAGACCCTTCCTCAGAAGATCCAGGAGCTAAAGGAGGCC